The segment AGTATTCAGGCCGCCGATTCCTGACCCGACATAAACGCCCATTCTTTCCTTATCAATCTTTTCTAGGTTTAATTGTGAAGCAGCTAACGCTTCTTCTGCAGCTGCTAATGCAAACTGTGCAAAGCGATCTAGTTTTTTAGCTTCCTTCGTTCCCCATCTTCCTTCAGCATCTAAATTTATAACACTTCCAGCAATTTTTGTTTTTAAATCAGATACATCAAATTGTTCAATTTTGCTTATGCCTGATTTTCCACTAGAGAGATTTTCCCAAAATTGATTCACATCATTTCCAAGTGGGGAGATAACACCCATTCCTGTGACAACGACTCTTTTCATCTTTGCATTCCTCCAAAAGCTTGTTTTTTTATCTATTTTATCGTTTACTTATCCTATTACAAGTTGTAGTTTATCCTATTATAAATACTACTATCTTAATGAGGAGTTAAATGATTATGAATGATGAGATAAGACTTCGTGCACTGTCAGAGTTTTTGAAAACGAAACGCTCAAAGCTGCAGCCGCAGATGGTTGGGCTACCTACTGGAGGGAGAAGGCGGACACTTGGGCTACGCAGAGAAGAGGTGGCACAGCTAGCAGGGGTCAGCACAACATGGTACACATGGCTTGAGCAAGGCAGAGATATTAAAGTGTCGATTTCCGTATTAGAAGCAGTTTCAGACGCTTTAAGATTGAGTAAGGACGAAAAAAAATATGTATTTGGACTGGCCTTTGAGGAAGCGCATAATACAGAAATTACTTTAGAAGAGGGAGAATTAATCACACCTTCTTTAGAAAAAATTCTAAAGGAGCTTAAATACTGTCCGACAATTATTACAGATAGAAGATGCTTTATCGTTGGCTGGAACGAAGCGGCAGCACAAGTATTCCTGAACTTCGACCTGCTGCCTTTAGAGAATCGGAACTTGATTGAGCTTTTGTTTGCCAGAAAAGAATTAAAGGCTCTTGCTGTTAACTGGGAGCATTTCGTTCAAGGTTTTCTATCCATTTTCCGCACTTATTTAGGCCAGTATATGGCAGATGATTGGTATTCACACTTTATTCAACAAATGGGAGATAAGTATCCTGATTTCCAAAAGATGTGGAAGGAAAGTGAGGTTAGCTCTGCACCAGAAGTTATGATTGAATTTCGACATTCAAAAGCTGGAAAAATGCTTTACAATTTGTCATCTCTGCAGGTTCATGGTGTGAATGATTTAAGATGCAGCATTTATACACCAGTTGACGGTACAGAAACAGAAGAGAAATTAAAGCAGCTTATTAAATAGCAGCAAAAAAACGCATTGTGCAATAAAATGCCTTCATATAAAATGAAAGTAAAAGAAAGTAAAAGAAAAGGATAGAATAGGTGAATGCATCATGCTTGACGACTTACTAGTAAACGGTTTCTTCCTCTTTTTGTTTTGTTGTTTTATACCGCTGCTGTTTGTGTTTCAGAATGGCAGAATTGAAAATAAGAAATACCTACTTATTTTAACTTCTTCAGCTGCAATCATTGCCTGTATGAGTTTTCCTATTAAGGTGGGGAATGGCACGCTGTTTGATTTGC is part of the Niallia taxi genome and harbors:
- a CDS encoding helix-turn-helix transcriptional regulator; amino-acid sequence: MNDEIRLRALSEFLKTKRSKLQPQMVGLPTGGRRRTLGLRREEVAQLAGVSTTWYTWLEQGRDIKVSISVLEAVSDALRLSKDEKKYVFGLAFEEAHNTEITLEEGELITPSLEKILKELKYCPTIITDRRCFIVGWNEAAAQVFLNFDLLPLENRNLIELLFARKELKALAVNWEHFVQGFLSIFRTYLGQYMADDWYSHFIQQMGDKYPDFQKMWKESEVSSAPEVMIEFRHSKAGKMLYNLSSLQVHGVNDLRCSIYTPVDGTETEEKLKQLIK